A stretch of DNA from Tigriopus californicus strain San Diego chromosome 8, Tcal_SD_v2.1, whole genome shotgun sequence:
AAATCAACATGTTAAATATTGTTTCACAACGCAAATTTTCTTTACGTGGCTTGGGGTTAGGCATCTTTTGGTTGCCTTGgctttcgaaaaaaaagtaaaaaggtgcCCTAAATTGATTGAAGTagttcggtctgccaactcaaattcgttggtagaccaaatatcatataaagattgaacggtaataaatagacgaattgtaagctttcattttaatagtactggggattacattccctttagcggttagaaaagcccgtgaaaaaacaaacccaaaaaagaaaaaaaaaagaactcgcCACTTCTTTCATAACCACGGAACACTTTCATTGATACCCGATATTCGACTCGATTTCGTCAATTGGGATtcagttttcttctttcactttttttagGGTCGCTATCTAATGTCACTTTTTAGCGATTTcaatatgaattgaaaaatatgtttcttaTGCAAATCCCATCCCATCCACTCGAcgtttcatttgatttttcaggCAGTTTTCGCACTTTTAAGAATCGACGATTCAAATGGCTAATTTAAAAGATCTGGTTTTATTCTGCTTTTGATATAACAAAAGCCCTCAGGCACGAAACTTAAGAGCAAGAAAGATCATTGATCAAGCTACCTTGGAATATATTTGCTGTACAACACATATTGTCGGTCACATTTAATGCGCACAATTATATCAATAATGATTAACTGGCAATATTAGCCACGAGATTTGACGTTCACACCCTTGTTCGGGTCTCATTTTAAGAGGGAGGGGGAGGTCCTTGAGGGGCAGGTGGACCCTGATATCCTGGGTACATTCCGCGAGGTTGATCGTAGCCCGGGTATCCAGCTGGAGGGGCTCCCGGTGCTCCAGGGGGAGGGGGTCCCATTTGCGCTCCATGAGTTGGGGGCCGATATTGACCATATTGGCTGCTCGGCGGGTAACCAGGATAATGGGACGGATAACTCCCGCCCGGGGGAGGGGGACCATACTGGTACGCCTGTCCACCTTGAGGTGGGTACCCttgaggaggcggaggagggtATTGACCTGGTTGACCATAAGGATAGTGTCCCTGTTGATGAGGATAACCAGGATAGCCGCCACTCGGATATCCCCCCGGAGGAGGGGGGTAAGGCCCATGGGGCGGAGCGCCATGTGGACTATGAGGATGTGGATACGGATGACCACTCGGTGCGCCGCCGGGAGGCGCTTGAATACCCATCGGGGGACCGGCACTGGAAGTGGGCGCGCCACTCGACACTGGCGGATGATTTGAATCTTGGGAGTGGGCCGAGCTGGGTCGATGGGGCGACATGGCCTCATGTGGCCTCTGAGAAGGTGACGCCGCATTCGTAGGCCTTTGCGGAGATTGAGCGGGAGCACCACTACTGGAGCTGGGAGGCGCATGGCTGGGACCCGCTCCAGAGTTGCTTGGAGGAGGGGTAGCCGACGCTACCGCTGACATTGGCACAGGACTGGATGATGGGCCTGGCGCTGTTGGGGGAGTGGCATTGCCTTGTGAAGCCGAGGGTGACTGGGAAGTGGGGATGGGCGGACCACCAGTGGATCCTGGAGAGGAACCGGGACCCGAACTAATCGAAGGGCCACCTGGATATGGGGGATGTCCACCAGGGTAGGCTCCCGGATGAGGACCGGGTTGAGAGGAAGGTGGACCTCCGGTTGGGGGAGGATACTGTCCAGGGTACGTGCTAGGTTGGGAGCCCGGTGGGCCAGGATAAGGATACCCCCCGGGAGGCGGGGGTCCCCCCGATGAAGGAGGATAACCCTGTGGTGGGTAATGAGCGGGTCCGCCTTGAGGAGGTGGATATGAGCTCGATGTTTGGGTGGTGGGTGGGTATCCTCCATATTGCTGGTTGTACTGGGTGTAGCTCGGAACTGGAGGCGCACCTGCTCCACTGGGGGTCGTTGCTGGGGGATAATTGCTCCTACTTTCCACACTCGAGACGGTCGAGACTGGCGGTGGAGGTGTGTAATGATTCGAACCATGGCCGTATTGACCGTACTAGATTGATTGAAAGGCATGGTCAACTTCTGTAAGGTACGGTGGAGGATGAATATGTGCGGAAGTGACCCTTACCTGTTGCCCTTGGGGTGGTTGGTTGGGATATCCGGGATAATTTCCATGAGACGGATAGCCGCCGGGCCCTGGTGGTCTATAGCCTCCTGGCTGACCCATCGGACCTAAAGACAAACGGGTTTTGTGATTATGATGGAAACACCTAGCAGAGGATGTTTGATAAAAGCTGAAAAGCAAGGGACTCAATGTCCCTAACAAAGATGGTAAGTTGCAACTGAAAATAAGCATTGCGATGGATAAAGTCAGTGTCGCTAGAGTCCATTCAGGTTGATCTCGACTATCTACTATTCTATCTATATCATGCAAAACTAGACATTAGAATCTTATAATATGTCTACTTTGTAAGTGCAAACAAGACTGTCAACTTAAATGGTAATCCTTGTTGTAAAACGGCAACCGACTTGGACTAAAggtatgaaaatgaatttagGGAAGGATGTTCAAAGAGCTGACCTTTCTAGGAAAGAGAATGGGAAGCATACTAGAATAGGTCAAGCCATGGAGCACTCCATGGTCAAGCTCGCCCACATGGGAGAACATTCATGAGAACCGACGGTCATACAATTTGAAGGTATACACGTGCGTCCTTTGAATGACCACATGTCATCTCGGCTTTCCTCTTGAAAATTCATtaacaaattgtaaaaatcattttcttgcCACAAAAAAAGTCATGTGAAATTTAGAAGCATATGTTTGAGGTTAATGACCATGGACATAACTAACGCTTCGACTTGATGGATTTCATTCAAAGACATTCAAAACATGTGAGTTAGGAATACTTCGCTTGGTTTAATTGATACGTTGCCAAGGGAGATATCAAGGGTCGAGATAATTTTCTAGTTTTCTTTCCTAGTCGTATTTTCCATTCAGGGTTTTGAACGCATGTTAACCTCGATTCATGCATTAGATGGAAATGGAAGGATCAATCAATCTCAAATAGATTGCTTCAATCCAGGTCCTACGATGTATTGCCGAGGAATTTGATTTCAGTATCTAGGTGTTATGttaaaaaagtgcatttctaAACTTAAACAAGGAGTCACCTTTAGCACTAAATATAAATAAGAGGGACGAAGTGGGTTAGTAGAGTACCAATTCAATTTGGTCTGCTTCAGACCAATTTAGCGAGGTCGTCATTTTAAGAGCGAAAAGGAAAAACGAAACAACGCTTTcacaaagaagaggaggaaaaagcgGTAGTAAAGTACACAGCCAAGCAGGAGGAGACTCGCTTGAACAAGACATCAAACCTGGAGGTGGCAACGACCCATAGGGTGGATTGGGGGGCGGAACCATGGACGAGAATGGACCTTCAACATTCAAAGGGATCGCTCCCAAAGGATGTGGAGACAAATGAGTGAGTGGAATGCCCGCTCCGCCCCCCTCATAATGGCCCATGTTCTCATACATGCCCCCACACGGCCCTGAACTGGCTGCAGGCAATAGAAATACACATCAATTAAACCTTCATTCCCAGCAGGCGCCCATTGAGAGCCTCACCATCTGGAACTGCacacgaagaagaagaggaggaagaagatgtGATTGGCGAAGaattgctgttgctgttgttgttgttgttgttattattattattactgcCTCCACTAGAATTCGACGAATCTTTCCGACTTGACCGATTGCCGCGACCCCAAATTGAGAAGTCGAACTCGTCTGGGTTGTAATCCAAGTTGTGCTTGTCCAAGTATTGTCGGAGCTCGTTCCTGGATCGAAACTTGCGCCCATCGGGACTGTTCGAACGCAAAAGATGATGATCTACATGTTTCCCATCAATCTAGGCACTAGTTACGCAAACGGAGGCCTACCTAACGATATAAACATCCCATTTGCCTGTGGAGGCCCCGCCCTGCCGCTGGGACACTTTTCGTGACCAGCCCTCGGGCAGAGTGACATCCTCATACATGGGCCCACCAGCTCCTCCCGCCACTGACGTGGCTCCGCCCATGGCAACTGGATTTCCCGGATGAGGCGGAGACGTCGAAGTGGGCGGAAAAGGGTGAGTGGGAAAAGAGAAGGCTACATACCATACAGAAGGAAGGATCGATAGCAAATGTGAGAGAACGGTATACATTACATCACATTCAGAGAAAGAGATATCAAGTGAACTAATACACCAAAGAGCCTTAGCAACGGGTATTCAATTTACTTACGTTGGGGAGCTGAACTCGGATTAGGCGGACGGTTGTAGTCTGGGGTATGAGTGCTGGGCGGTCCTTGAGACGGCCCGTTGGGTGGGGGTGGACCCCCTCCTCCATGCGGAGCAGGGGGTTGACCACTAGCCGGCACATGCCCAGGCGGCTAGAATCGACATTAAAATAATTGGTTAGTTATCAATAACGTAAGCCATTCAAAGAGCGGATCAAACCCTGTACCGGCAACAAGTTTTGGAGATTCTGGTTGGAGTCTGCGATCGAGGCCAAATACATGAGATTGCGATGGAGATTCCATTGGTATTGGACCGTTTCCGTGTGTTTGCCCGAGTTCTGGTACTCGgaaatggtcttgatgagggAGGCATTTTCGTCCAACATCTGCAACAAAGGGAGCCCGTGTTATTGTCCAACCAAGTGCACTTCAAATGGTCTAAAGTGCTGATTTCAGTTTTcgttggatcaaatttggagaCATGGGACTCGCCCTCAAGTTGATTTGGAccattcaagtttttcagAAAGGAAACTATTGTCATGGTGCGCTTCAATGAAGGACTAATCAGGATCAGGAATTTCTTTGGTTAATCTACGCAGTTCatgaaaatgtcttttctGGTTTATTGATCACAAGGCAAACCACCACTTCAGCCTACATGGGTCTCCATACGATAGTTAACATTGACCCTAATATGTTACAAACTACGAGATGCTCAGTTACGTGGTCAAtaccatgaaaaaaata
This window harbors:
- the LOC131884952 gene encoding basic proline-rich protein-like isoform X1, which translates into the protein MSASYLPPPSGHGHPGGHNNSGSPHGGHGGPPNVSLPGPPPGSLPMNHPGVGGGGSPMTNGGGGPPGPPPGAGPGGPMGRPSPTPGGPGGPTPAGNPQNIQRMLDENASLIKTISEYQNSGKHTETVQYQWNLHRNLMYLASIADSNQNLQNLLPPPGHVPASGQPPAPHGGGGPPPPNGPSQGPPSTHTPDYNRPPNPSSAPQPFSFPTHPFPPTSTSPPHPGNPVAMGGATSVAGGAGGPMYEDVTLPEGWSRKVSQRQGGASTGKWDVYIVSPDGRKFRSRNELRQYLDKHNLDYNPDEFDFSIWGRGNRSSRKDSSNSSGGSNNNNNNNNNNSNSNSSPITSSSSSSSSCAVPDASSGPCGGMYENMGHYEGGGAGIPLTHLSPHPLGAIPLNVEGPFSSMVPPPNPPYGSLPPPGPMGQPGGYRPPGPGGYPSHGNYPGYPNQPPQGQQYGQYGHGSNHYTPPPPVSTVSSVESRSNYPPATTPSGAGAPPVPSYTQYNQQYGGYPPTTQTSSSYPPPQGGPAHYPPQGYPPSSGGPPPPGGYPYPGPPGSQPSTYPGQYPPPTGGPPSSQPGPHPGAYPGGHPPYPGGPSISSGPGSSPGSTGGPPIPTSQSPSASQGNATPPTAPGPSSSPVPMSAVASATPPPSNSGAGPSHAPPSSSSGAPAQSPQRPTNAASPSQRPHEAMSPHRPSSAHSQDSNHPPVSSGAPTSSAGPPMGIQAPPGGAPSGHPYPHPHSPHGAPPHGPYPPPPGGYPSGGYPGYPHQQGHYPYGQPGQYPPPPPQGYPPQGGQAYQYGPPPPGGSYPSHYPGYPPSSQYGQYRPPTHGAQMGPPPPGAPGAPPAGYPGYDQPRGMYPGYQGPPAPQGPPPPS
- the LOC131884952 gene encoding basic proline-rich protein-like isoform X2; the protein is MLDENASLIKTISEYQNSGKHTETVQYQWNLHRNLMYLASIADSNQNLQNLLPPPGHVPASGQPPAPHGGGGPPPPNGPSQGPPSTHTPDYNRPPNPSSAPQPFSFPTHPFPPTSTSPPHPGNPVAMGGATSVAGGAGGPMYEDVTLPEGWSRKVSQRQGGASTGKWDVYIVSPDGRKFRSRNELRQYLDKHNLDYNPDEFDFSIWGRGNRSSRKDSSNSSGGSNNNNNNNNNNSNSNSSPITSSSSSSSSCAVPDASSGPCGGMYENMGHYEGGGAGIPLTHLSPHPLGAIPLNVEGPFSSMVPPPNPPYGSLPPPGPMGQPGGYRPPGPGGYPSHGNYPGYPNQPPQGQQYGQYGHGSNHYTPPPPVSTVSSVESRSNYPPATTPSGAGAPPVPSYTQYNQQYGGYPPTTQTSSSYPPPQGGPAHYPPQGYPPSSGGPPPPGGYPYPGPPGSQPSTYPGQYPPPTGGPPSSQPGPHPGAYPGGHPPYPGGPSISSGPGSSPGSTGGPPIPTSQSPSASQGNATPPTAPGPSSSPVPMSAVASATPPPSNSGAGPSHAPPSSSSGAPAQSPQRPTNAASPSQRPHEAMSPHRPSSAHSQDSNHPPVSSGAPTSSAGPPMGIQAPPGGAPSGHPYPHPHSPHGAPPHGPYPPPPGGYPSGGYPGYPHQQGHYPYGQPGQYPPPPPQGYPPQGGQAYQYGPPPPGGSYPSHYPGYPPSSQYGQYRPPTHGAQMGPPPPGAPGAPPAGYPGYDQPRGMYPGYQGPPAPQGPPPPS